The Hoplias malabaricus isolate fHopMal1 chromosome X2, fHopMal1.hap1, whole genome shotgun sequence genomic interval CTGCAGAGAAAAGCCTGAGCCTATTACGACTCATAAAGCCCAGCTGGAGGGTGGGGGCTCCTCACTTTATAAAGAGAGCCTTGGGCcggtgtgagactgtgtgagttgGCTCATTGACCTCCCACCCCtcagactgagtgtgtgtgtgtgtttaagtgagAGAGAACATTGTCTCAGGACCATGGAGAGCTCAGGACTTCTCTCTGTACTCCTCTTCATCACTTTCTTCACCTTCATCTGCAGTGGTCAGCTTTCACCTGATATTTCTACAGAGGAGAGGAGCTCTGACCCGGCCACTGAACAAGAGCTGGTGAGTCAAGTATTTAGAATCTAAACAGACAACATACAACACactatatttataaatgttttaatattcgtTTTTTAACATCAAAATATACAAATAGCCTTTCTCCTTACGTACAGTGGAATTCGAAAGATAGATAAATTAGTTTTAGATTTCtgagatttgttttttatttctccagATTGAAGCAATGGAGGAACTTCTAGGAAGATTTCAGGAAAATCAGCCATCAACGGAGAAACGATCTCTTCCCAGGGCAAGTACATGTCCTCTTTATTTTCTCCTTcattttccttcatttctccatattcctctttgtttgtttccccTTCTCCGTCCTCCACCACAtcattttctcctttttctgtcTCCATTTACTTCTTTTCTAATGTCTtttatattctgtttatttatattattatgaaCACACATGTTTATGGGCTGCTGTGATGTGCTTTGTACCCAGTGTCTGGTGGGTTCTCGCTGTGCGATGAGGGTGGGTC includes:
- the LOC136676247 gene encoding uncharacterized protein isoform X2; translated protein: MESSGLLSVLLFITFFTFICSGQLSPDISTEERSSDPATEQELIEAMEELLGRFQENQPSTEKRSLPRAMSGGFSLCDEGGSALWSAV
- the LOC136676247 gene encoding cocaine- and amphetamine-regulated transcript protein-like isoform X1, which produces MESSGLLSVLLFITFFTFICSGQLSPDISTEERSSDPATEQELIEAMEELLGRFQENQPSTEKRSLPRCLVGSRCAMRVGPRFGPLCECRKGTYCNYLMLKCI